Part of the Thermococcus barossii genome is shown below.
ATGTAACCCTTCACCTTGGACGGGGCGAGTATGGCGTAGACCGGCAGATTATACGTTTTAATCTTGCTGTATATCAGCTTGGCCGTGGTCTCTTCCTGGCCTACGGTGACGCGTACTGTGAAGATTCTGCCTTCGCTCATTTCTATCACCTGCTGCCGGCTCAGGAGCCAGTAATGAGGTAGCCGAACAGACGGATAACAAGGCCAATGAGGCCGATTAGTATCATTCCAATGCCGGTAATCTTGGCTGCCATCTTGAATTCTTTCATTCCCGGCTTTTTTGTGACCATCAAAACCCTCCGCGACTCCGCGAAGAAGTTTTTAAGCTTTTCCGTGCTTGTTGCCACCCTCGTCACCTCGCTGAATTTTGAAAATGAAAGGGGTCGTCAAAGCTCCTCAAGGTCGAGCTTAATAACTTTTCTCTCTGACTCCTCGGGGTAGTAGAGGGTCTCCTCTTCGGCGACGGCGTAGGGTGAGCTGACGCCAGTGACGACGATAAGGATTCTGATCATCTTGCCAAGCTCCTCGTCGAGCTGGATGCCCCAGATGACTTGGGCCTCTGGGTCGAGCTTGCTGGTCACGAGCTCGATTATCTGCTGGGCCTCTTCGAGCTTGACGTCGCTTCCGCTGATGCTTATTAAAGCGCCCTTGGCACCGCTTATGTCCACGTCGAGGAGCGGGCTGTTGAGTGCCTGCTGGGCGGCCTCCAAAGCCCTCTTCTCGCTGTCGCTCTCGCCGATACCTATCATCGCAACGCCGCCGTCCTTCATCACCGCACGAACGTCGTTGAAGTCGAGGTTGACGAGACCCGGCTTGGTGATGAGCTCGGTGATTCCTTTAACGGCCTGGACGAGTATCTCGTCGGCCACCTTGAAGGCCATGTGTATCGGAAGGTTCGGAGCAACCTCCATAAGCTTGTCGTTCGGGATAACTATTACCGTGTCGCTGTTCTTCCTGAGCTTTTCAAGGCCGTACTCTGCGTTCTTTATGCGCCTTATGCCCTCGACGGTGAACGGAAGTGTGACCACCGAGACCGTTAGGGCGCCCATCTTCTTGGCTATCTCGGCAACGACAGGGGCGGCACCGGTGCCGGTACCACCGCCGAGACCGCAGGTGATGAAGACCATGTCGGCGCCCTCAAGGGCATCGCGTATGTCCCTCTCGTTTTCCTTGGCGGCCTCTTCACCCATCTTCGGGTTGTTTCCGGCTCCGAGGCCTCTGGTTAGTTCCTTACCGATGAGTATCTTTTTGTGAGCGCGAACCTTGAGGAGGTCCTGGGCGTCGGTGTTAACCGCGATGACCTTCGCACCCTGGATACCAACCTGCATCATCCTGTTAATGGTGTTACAGCCGGCACCGCCGACACCAACGACATAAATCTTGGCCTGTATCTGCTCAAGAATCCTCTTAAGCTCCTCATCAATGTCCGTCTGAGGAACTTGGGCCTCCGGGGCCTTGTTAAGGTCGGCAGAGGTTCTTTCGATAGCGTCTTCAATCAGCTTCAGCATCTTTTCACCCTCCGGGCAATTTAACATCTGTTTCACTTTGTAGGCAGGTAGTATATAAATTTAGCTAAGGGCGAGTGCTGATTTTAAAATCCCGCTTAACATCTTTAAAGATTTCGATTGTTTAGTCACGTATGAACTCCAAGCCCAGTTCCTCGGCCAGCGCCCTAGCCATCTGCCTTGTTTCGCCCTTGCTGCCCTTCCAATCAACGTATATAGCGTCCACGTTCCCCGAGGTTCTCTCTATCGCCTTCAGCAGGAGTTCCCTCTTTAGGGGATGTGTGTACTTCGCCGCTATGTGGCTGAACGCCAGGTCAGTCTCGAGTGCCCTCTTTGTCTGCTTAGGTGCATAGTGACCTCCCCCTATCCCGATGGCAACCGGAAACTTGGCCTTCTCGTAATTCTCGAGCACATAGATTATCGTCTCGGCTATTATTTCACCCGCCCTGTCAACGACCCATTCCTCCTCGCTGGAACCTATCTCTATGAAGAAGCTCGGCACATCAATCTCACTCGGACCGTGATGCGTTGCTTCGTAGCAGACGGTCCAGCCGAGGTCGTTGAGTTCGTTCATCTTCAGAAGGGCGAGTTTCATTGCGGCGGGTTGTGAAACCGCGAGGCTCTCGTCTCTCCCACCATATATGCCCTCTCCCCAGTTCCCGGTTACGTGGACCGTGAGGGCGGGCAGTTTTTGCTTGCTTGAGTGCCTGGAGGCAAAGGCTATTATCTCTGGCTTAATTCCCAGCTGTTCTTCAATGGCCCTGTCAAGTTCATCGTAGTATATCATTTCCTCGTTCGTCGTCAGTATCAGCGTTTCTCCTTTCTTGTACACGGGATTTCCATCGAAGGTCTCCTCGCTTTCATTGAATCCAAAGTTTTCAATAAGCTTGTTCATGATGTTCATTGAGGCCAGGTCAACCTTTGTCGTCATTATAACCTTCATCTATATCCCCCGCTGAACTTAAGATTGGTCGTTATAACCCTTTTGTTCCGAATGCCCGATGTCTGAAAGGGCGGGACAAAATGTGTTGGTCCATGTAAACCTGAACCCCTATGTTTGTAAACTAATGCTTCTTGTTTTGATGTATGTTAAGTTAAACTTTAGCAATTTTTCAGGTTTAAGGCTGGAAAATGTGCAAAATTTTCATAATTTTGGGTTCAAAACTTTAATTTTGTCATGTTTTACTCTCTAGTAAAAGTAAAGTATATATATCCTTTCGAGCCCACTAAAAGCGGAAACATGGCCTCCAATGATGGTAAATATGCATTGATGTCCCTGAGGGGGCTTCATGTTCGTGTTTGGACATTGGGGGTGTGGATATGGAAAAGCAAATGGAAAGTGCCATTTCGACCTTCAACGTTGAGGAGTCCCCCTGGGGCCTCAAGCAAGGTATAGCTCATGAAAAGTTTTTGGAGGTCTTTGAACCCCTTCCCGAAATCAAGGAAATCCTGCTCACCAGTGAAAGCCTGGACGAGGCCAGAGAAAGGCTTTCGAAATTTGCCGAGGAACTTCTATGGAAGTATAAAAACGGCGAGATTAGCGTTGATTCCATAGACAGATGGCTTGCGATAGAGTCAATAAATGTATTCCTTAACATAATCTCCGAGTATGGTGAGAAAGCGGCCGGCTTCAGCACTCTAGAGTATCTATGGAAAGCCGCCAAGGGGGATAAGCACGTACTCAGCATTATAACTGAGGGCTTCGTGGAGGAGTTCAGGCATCTTTTCAGGGCGATGGCGGCCGTCAGTGGTTACTCCAAGGGATGGCTTGGACCGAAGCTTGAGGCGGCCGGAATAAAGTTCGTGGACTTCAGCAAGATCAAAGGAAGAAAAGCTGCCCTTGCCCGCTCTGAATACCTCGACAAGGAGTGGAACTACATCCGGGGATACCTTCAGAGATATCCGAGTGGCCTTGACAAGGAGATAATAGAGAAAAGGAAGAAGCAGAGAGAACAGCTCATGGAATACTTCGGAATAACCGAGGACGAGTGGTTCGATTACAAGTGGCAGTTTTCCCACGTTCTTAAGAGGGAGAAGGGCCTTGAGACCCTGAGGGAGCTTAACGAACTGGGCATCGTGAAGGTTCCCGAGGATGACCTGAAACAGGTCGAACTCGCTGTGAAGTACCACATTCCCTGGGGAATAACTCCCTACTACCTGCACCTCTGGGACTTCCAGGAGCCGTATCTACACGACAGGCAGGTGAGGAGGCAGGTGATGCCCCCCGACTGGTACATGAAGAACATGATAATCCACCGTGAGGACAGGGAGTACTACTTTGACTTCATGGGTGAGCACGACACGTCTCCGATAGACCTCGTTACAAGGAGATACGTCACCATTGCCATCCTCAAGGCCTACGATACCTGTCCGCAGATATGTGTCTACTGCCAGAGGAACTGGGAAGTCCTTGAGCCCTTCATGGCGGGTTCTTTCCCAGGATGGGACAAGATAGAGGAGGCCCTTAACTGGTTCGCCGAGCACGACTCCATGATGGACGTCCTGATAACCGGTGGCGATCCGCTGGCCCTGAGCGACAAAATCATTGACAAAATAATGGCCCGCTTCGCCGAAATGGACCATGTCGTCAACATAAGATGGGGCAGCAGGATTTTCGTGACCGTCCCAATGAGGATAACCGACAGCCTTGCCGAGATACTTGGCTCGTACATAGAACCGGGCAAGAGAAACGTTTCCATCTCAACTCACGTTGAGAGCGCCTACGAAGTTACACCCGAGATGGGTGAAGCGGCCTATAAGGTGAGGAGACAGGGAATCTACATCTACAACCAGCTGGTCTATCAGAGAAACGTCAGCAGACGCTTTGAGAACGTTGCACTTAGAATAGCCCTCAAGAAGGTGGGCATAGACCCGTACTACACATTCTACCCCAAGGGCAAGATAGAGCAGAAGGATTACCTGGTTCCAATAGCAAGGGTTGTCCAGGAGAGAAAGGAGGAGGCCAGGCTTCTTCCTGGACAGTTCAGGCCGGATGAGCCGGTCTTCAACGTGCCCAGGATGGGTAAGAACCACCTCCGCGCCTGGCAGGACAGGGAGCTCGTCGGGATAAGGCCCGATGGAAGCAGGATATATCTGATGCATCCCTGGGAGAAGGGCATCAGCGAGACCAAACTATACACCTACCCGGACGTTCCCATAAAAGAGTACCTGGAGTACCTGGAGAGCATAGGTGAGGACCCGAACGACTACTGGACTATCTGGTACTACTACTGAAGGATTTTCAATCTCCGAACTTTTATTTTTGTTTAATACCCTGTAAAACTTCCAATCAGCCAAAAAATATATAATAGTGTGGTGCTCATATACTCTAATACTTGTACTTACTTGGACGCCTGCACACATGCGGGCGTCAAATTTGAAGGGGTGAAGAAAAAATGAAGAAATGGAGTGCCCTTGGTTTGGTGTTTGTTTTGGTCTTGGCAGTAGTGGCCGCCGGTTGTACCGGTGGAGGCGGTGGAACCCAGACAGGAACCGAGAGCAAGCCAATTGTGCAGAAGAACGACGAAGGAAAATACGAGATTACCATCTATACCGGTTCAGGCCCAGGTAGCGTCTATTTTGCCATAGGCTCAATGCTTGCCAAAATTACAAACAAGAAGAGCGATTTGATAGCCGCCAAGGCCGTTACCAGCGGAGCCAGTGTCGCCAACTGTAAGGCCATCGACAAGGGGGAGGCCCAGGTTGCAATAGCCCAGAACGACGTCACCTGGTACGCCTGGGAAGGCAAATTCCAGTTTGAGGGTCACCCGGTAAAGGTTCTCAGGGCCATCGGAACTCTCTACCCAGAGCCCGTTCAGATCGTCGTCAGGGCCGACAGCGACATAAAGACCATCTACGACCTCAAGGGTAAGAAGGTTGTCGTCGGTGCCGCGGGAAGCGGTGTCGCCGCCACCGCCGAGAGGGTTCTCAAGGCCGCTGGAATATGGGATGAGATCGAGCCCGTTTACCAGACCTTTGAAGAAGCCGCTCAGAGCCTTGTTCTCGGCCAGGTTGATGCCGAGTTCACCGTCATAGCTTACCCGGCACCTGCGATCAACCAGATAGCGGTCAAGGTTCCGGTTAGGATCCTTAACGTTCCCGACGAGGTTGTTCAGAAGCTCCACGACCAGGGATACCCGTTCTACGTCAAGGTAGTCATCCCCAAGGGCACATACAACGGAATGGACGAGGACGCCCAGACGATAGCCGTTAAGGCTACCCTCGTTGTCCACAAGGATCTCCCGGACGAGGTGGTCTATGAGCTCACCAAGATTCTCTACGAGAACATTGATGACCTTGCCAAGGCTCACCAGGTGGCCAAGCAGATTAAAATGGACGAAGCCTTCGAGGGACTCATGGTTCCGCTCCACCCCGGGGCAATCAAGTACTACGAGGAGCACGGAATAACTGTCCCCGACAAGTACAAGGGATGAAGGGGGGGAGTCCTTGAAAAAACTTTTTCTTTTTTTGTTGTTGCCTTTAATTGCTCTCCTTCTCCCTGTCTCCGTGATCGGGGTAGAATTTGATGGGGCTGAGTGTTACTATCATGTGGAATCCAACTCAAGTCTTGAAATCCACTACACCCACAGCGTCTCTTTGACCAAGGTCGTGGACGTGTACCGTGTATCCCCGAACGGAATTTACTTCGTCCAGGAAAGGTGGCAGGAGTTCCTCGCGGGACAACCCATAGAGTTTAACTACAGGTCTGGGACATTCTACGTGAAAAACGCCAATGAATTTCTGGGAACATCCTGGCGCTACTGGTTTATTCCGGTCAACAACGCAACGATAATCATTGACGGCAAAACGGCATTTGTCCAGCCCCCCGAGGAGGGTATACTCGAAATCAGAACCCAAAAGATCCCTCTCGTTCTCTTAATACTCAGGAGGTGTTGATGGTGGGGGAGAATTTGGAAGCCATCGAGAAAAAGATAAAGCTTGAAACAGTCCGAACCCTGTCACCGAGGCTCGATAGGGTAGTTAGTATTGCAGCGATACTCATAGGTATATTCGAGATATTGTTCATCTTTAACTTTACTTTCCTGCTGTACTCTATCTTCGACAAGCTCGGAATAACCATCGAGTTCCTCAAGCTGGACTTCCAGGATCAGCAGATAATGGCGTTTGTCCTTGGCATGATATTCATAATAACGTTCCTTCGATATCCTGTGATGAAAAAGCAGAAGTACCTCGACAAGGTCATGATACTCGACTATGTGCTGATAATCCTTGGTCTGGCAGCTGCATTCTACAAATTCTGGCGCTGGCCCACCTACATGGTCTACTACGACGTCAATCAGACGGACGTTATCTTCGGATTCCTTGCCATAATCCTCGTCCTCGAAGCGACAAGGCGTGCCATAGGTTGGATACTGCCCACGATAGTCACTGTTTTTCTGCTCTATGGAATCCGTGACGCCGGCTACAACTGGACGAGAATAGCCCAGTACCTTTACCTCGACCAGGGTATCTTTGGGATACCGTTCTACGTCATGACGATATACGTCTTCGCCTTCGTGTTCTTTGGAGCGTTCCTGCTCAAGATTGGTGTCAGCGATTACATAACGGAGTTCATGATAAGCCTCTTTGGAACGAGACCGGGCGGTCCGGCCAAATCCGCCGTTATCTCAAGCGGCCTCATGGGAACCGTCAGCGGTTCGAGTGTTGCGAACGTTCTCACGACGGGAACCTTCACGATACCCCTGATGAAAAAAGCCGGATACCCGCCGGAGATAGCTGGAGCCGTGGAGCCGGTTGCCTCAACGGGCGGACAGTTGATGCCCCCTGTTATGGGAGCGGCAGCCTTCATCATGGCCCAGTTCCTTGGGGTTCCCTACAACAAGCTGATCATCGCGGCCGTCCTTCCGGCGCTCATCTACTATGCAGGTGTCTACCTCTTCATAGACCTGGAAACGAAGAGGCTTGGCCTCAAGGGAATGCCGCGTGAGCACTTCCAGCCTATAAGCTACTTCCTGCGGAAGATATACATCCTCCTGCCCATCATCGTCATAACGGTGGCCCTCGTATGGGGTATAGCCCCCCACATAGCGGCGGTGTCTTCCCTTGGAATAGCCATCTGGGTGGCGTGGATTTCAAAGGACAACATCCCCGGACACGAGCATTTCTACGTGGCCCTGGCGCTCGTTACGACCCTCCTCATGTTCACGAGCAGAGAGTACGCAAAGCCAGTGGGGATTGTACTCCTCCTGCTTGCCGCAGTCCTGATTGCCGCAGCCTTCTTCACCGACAAAGTTGAGTTCAACGAAAAGTTCTACATAAGTCTGCTCTTCATCCTGATGGTGGTTCTCGGGAAGTTCCTCTACATGAGGAAAGAAGAGATTCTCCTGATGAGCGGTACCTTCGGAATAATATTCTCCCTGATAGTCGGCTACAAGTCGAGGACAGAGGACGGAAAGAAGATGTACAGCGCCACGTACGAATCCATGATAGACGCGGGCAAAACAAGCACCACAGTCATGCTCGCAGCCGCGAGTGCCGGTCTCATCCAGGGTGTCCTGACGATGACGGGTCTCGTTACATCCCTCGGCTACAAGCTCGTTGACCTCGCCGGAGGAAACCTGTTGTTGCTCCTGATAATGGCCATGGTCTTCAGCC
Proteins encoded:
- a CDS encoding protein translocase SEC61 complex subunit gamma, which gives rise to MATSTEKLKNFFAESRRVLMVTKKPGMKEFKMAAKITGIGMILIGLIGLVIRLFGYLITGS
- the ftsZ gene encoding cell division protein FtsZ; amino-acid sequence: MLKLIEDAIERTSADLNKAPEAQVPQTDIDEELKRILEQIQAKIYVVGVGGAGCNTINRMMQVGIQGAKVIAVNTDAQDLLKVRAHKKILIGKELTRGLGAGNNPKMGEEAAKENERDIRDALEGADMVFITCGLGGGTGTGAAPVVAEIAKKMGALTVSVVTLPFTVEGIRRIKNAEYGLEKLRKNSDTVIVIPNDKLMEVAPNLPIHMAFKVADEILVQAVKGITELITKPGLVNLDFNDVRAVMKDGGVAMIGIGESDSEKRALEAAQQALNSPLLDVDISGAKGALISISGSDVKLEEAQQIIELVTSKLDPEAQVIWGIQLDEELGKMIRILIVVTGVSSPYAVAEEETLYYPEESERKVIKLDLEEL
- a CDS encoding D-aminoacyl-tRNA deacylase — protein: MKVIMTTKVDLASMNIMNKLIENFGFNESEETFDGNPVYKKGETLILTTNEEMIYYDELDRAIEEQLGIKPEIIAFASRHSSKQKLPALTVHVTGNWGEGIYGGRDESLAVSQPAAMKLALLKMNELNDLGWTVCYEATHHGPSEIDVPSFFIEIGSSEEEWVVDRAGEIIAETIIYVLENYEKAKFPVAIGIGGGHYAPKQTKRALETDLAFSHIAAKYTHPLKRELLLKAIERTSGNVDAIYVDWKGSKGETRQMARALAEELGLEFIRD
- a CDS encoding KamA family radical SAM protein; translated protein: MEKQMESAISTFNVEESPWGLKQGIAHEKFLEVFEPLPEIKEILLTSESLDEARERLSKFAEELLWKYKNGEISVDSIDRWLAIESINVFLNIISEYGEKAAGFSTLEYLWKAAKGDKHVLSIITEGFVEEFRHLFRAMAAVSGYSKGWLGPKLEAAGIKFVDFSKIKGRKAALARSEYLDKEWNYIRGYLQRYPSGLDKEIIEKRKKQREQLMEYFGITEDEWFDYKWQFSHVLKREKGLETLRELNELGIVKVPEDDLKQVELAVKYHIPWGITPYYLHLWDFQEPYLHDRQVRRQVMPPDWYMKNMIIHREDREYYFDFMGEHDTSPIDLVTRRYVTIAILKAYDTCPQICVYCQRNWEVLEPFMAGSFPGWDKIEEALNWFAEHDSMMDVLITGGDPLALSDKIIDKIMARFAEMDHVVNIRWGSRIFVTVPMRITDSLAEILGSYIEPGKRNVSISTHVESAYEVTPEMGEAAYKVRRQGIYIYNQLVYQRNVSRRFENVALRIALKKVGIDPYYTFYPKGKIEQKDYLVPIARVVQERKEEARLLPGQFRPDEPVFNVPRMGKNHLRAWQDRELVGIRPDGSRIYLMHPWEKGISETKLYTYPDVPIKEYLEYLESIGEDPNDYWTIWYYY
- a CDS encoding TAXI family TRAP transporter solute-binding subunit, which translates into the protein MKKWSALGLVFVLVLAVVAAGCTGGGGGTQTGTESKPIVQKNDEGKYEITIYTGSGPGSVYFAIGSMLAKITNKKSDLIAAKAVTSGASVANCKAIDKGEAQVAIAQNDVTWYAWEGKFQFEGHPVKVLRAIGTLYPEPVQIVVRADSDIKTIYDLKGKKVVVGAAGSGVAATAERVLKAAGIWDEIEPVYQTFEEAAQSLVLGQVDAEFTVIAYPAPAINQIAVKVPVRILNVPDEVVQKLHDQGYPFYVKVVIPKGTYNGMDEDAQTIAVKATLVVHKDLPDEVVYELTKILYENIDDLAKAHQVAKQIKMDEAFEGLMVPLHPGAIKYYEEHGITVPDKYKG
- a CDS encoding DUF1850 domain-containing protein, with protein sequence MIGVEFDGAECYYHVESNSSLEIHYTHSVSLTKVVDVYRVSPNGIYFVQERWQEFLAGQPIEFNYRSGTFYVKNANEFLGTSWRYWFIPVNNATIIIDGKTAFVQPPEEGILEIRTQKIPLVLLILRRC
- a CDS encoding TRAP transporter permease, yielding MVGENLEAIEKKIKLETVRTLSPRLDRVVSIAAILIGIFEILFIFNFTFLLYSIFDKLGITIEFLKLDFQDQQIMAFVLGMIFIITFLRYPVMKKQKYLDKVMILDYVLIILGLAAAFYKFWRWPTYMVYYDVNQTDVIFGFLAIILVLEATRRAIGWILPTIVTVFLLYGIRDAGYNWTRIAQYLYLDQGIFGIPFYVMTIYVFAFVFFGAFLLKIGVSDYITEFMISLFGTRPGGPAKSAVISSGLMGTVSGSSVANVLTTGTFTIPLMKKAGYPPEIAGAVEPVASTGGQLMPPVMGAAAFIMAQFLGVPYNKLIIAAVLPALIYYAGVYLFIDLETKRLGLKGMPREHFQPISYFLRKIYILLPIIVITVALVWGIAPHIAAVSSLGIAIWVAWISKDNIPGHEHFYVALALVTTLLMFTSREYAKPVGIVLLLLAAVLIAAAFFTDKVEFNEKFYISLLFILMVVLGKFLYMRKEEILLMSGTFGIIFSLIVGYKSRTEDGKKMYSATYESMIDAGKTSTTVMLAAASAGLIQGVLTMTGLVTSLGYKLVDLAGGNLLLLLIMAMVFSLILGMGVPTTANYVITSLVAAPAVYTAVAGNPIYDAPVPGYSTAIALLAAHFFVFYFGILADLTPPVALAAYAGSALAGGDFWKTAINSVKYALAGYIGPYIYFTHPEMFLITVQEWTPEVALRVLYYFIATILIMYMMAIAITGHFKAISVPKVLRVVIIALSLVSATLHIIPVGLEVALLAGLVLYGKKAEKT